A stretch of DNA from Diospyros lotus cultivar Yz01 chromosome 14, ASM1463336v1, whole genome shotgun sequence:
ACGATGGAACTGTAGTACTGCCATCCAACTTAACAGGCATTACGATCTCAGCAATGAGGCTCCGAAGCGGTAGCTTGAGAAGGAGAGGCGTTCCGGCATACAAAGAATTCCGTATTCCTGTGGGAGTTGTCGTGGAGCCATATGTAGAGAGGCTACTTCTTGTCTACCAAAATTTGGGGAGCAATTGGTCCACGGCGTACTACCCTTTACCCGGTTACACATACGTAGCTCCATTGTTGGGTCTGCTCGCTTACGACGCATCAAACCTATCAGCCAAGGATTTACCCGAATTGGATATGAGGGCATCGGATCAACccatttcaatcaaattttcaGACGTGAAATTGGTGCCTGGTGGGTCCTCAGTGGTTCCGAAATGTGTTTCGTTTGGCTGGCATGGATTGCCTAACTTCACCAATGTTGTATCTGGCAATATGTGTTCGACGTTCCAACAGGGACATTTCTCTATTGTGGTTGAGTCCATTGCGCCCACTAGTCCGACTCCAAGTGGCCGTGGAggaaataataagaataatggTAACAAGCGCTGGATAATTGCCGGGTCAGTGCTAGGAGGAGGCTTAGGCTTGTTGGTTTTGATGGGATTCCTGCTGCTGAGGTGCTATCGGAGGAAGAAATTGCGAGAGATGGAAGATGCTGCAGATGCAGGGGAAACTCTGCGCATGACTCGTGTTGGAAACACGAAGGTCCCATCTGCAATGCTTACGCGGACACAGCCGACCACAGAGCCAGAGCCAGAGCCAGAGGGCGAATATGTCCACGAATAACTAGTACGTACTCACGCACGCACGCGCCCTGTATTCTCCAATTCACATTCACATTCCATATTATTCATTCATGCGTTTAATATACGCATACATTCAGCCATTCCCACTGGTGTTTCCTTGTGATGCTTGTTCAGCCGTTCCCACTGGTGTTTCCTTGTTACGTTtgttcttccccccccccccccgcgcgcgcgcgcagaaatatatagaaaaatgttacttgtacaaataattaaattattaaaaaaatgatcgAAAAcactaaataacaaaaatattctcaCTTAATTTATCGTCGTTGTCTCTGAATAAAATTTCGGGTTTCATGAAATTCTccttgatgattgatgatgaaatttgaTTTATGAAGTTCGATATAGTCATTAAACTTCTTATCCTGCCATTACATATAAATGTTATGTACGGTTATTGTGTTGTGTAATAATCAATACTAGTTTTTGGAGggaattattgtttttaaaagtaattttattttgttttgtttttttaaatcacCATGGATCAAAACAAAGTAATAACTTGCCCGTGGCAGAACACACCCTTTTCTAGCGAAAACAAGTTCAAATGCATCAATTGTCGAGTTGGAGGCGAAGCTCGAATGATTAGGATCATAAGCTGACATTGGGAAATTAATTCAAACTGTTGCCGGGCAAGCAGTGGAAATCTTCGTGGGAGCCAACAAACTATTATTGGTCGGCTTTCAGCGTCAAGCAAGTAAGGGAGAGTAATCTGGACATTATTGGAatagggggagagagagagagagaactaaaGTGACCATCTATTGTTTTTGTACAACAGCAGCACTGAAAGATCCAACCAACGACTTTAGGAATAAAAATAGTGAGTTGAAGAATTTTCTCGGTACAATTTAAAACCaaagaaatgaaacaaatatGTGTACGTTCAAAGGAGGCATAACGAGATTGAAGATTCTGTCTTTCATTTAATCCTTCTCTCGGTACTTCTAATTTATTGAACCCAGATAATACTGTTGGCCCATTGCCTTGTTGTACTCGTCAACTCTTCACTTTCATTCTATCTCTGGAGACCAAGGAGGATCCATCACCTCACCCCAAACAATTAATAGATTTTTCCTCgctcttgaattttttttgtctcaggCCGTTCATTATTTGCATCATATTAATTGTCCAACGGTTCATATACGTAGTGTGGTCATGCCATCGTAACTTGAGTTTTTGGGACTTTGAGACGAGACGTGAAAATGGAGCCCGaattgtataataaaatataaaaaataaataaatatttataccataagaatatatatattttttaaattatcaattaaaaactaccaTAAACGAAACGAAAGATACTACCATAAACGAAACGAAATGAAGAAACAATTAACCGCTGAAAATTGGAGTAGATATGGAGTTAGAGCATCTGAGAAGCAGATTTTATCTGATGATCCAATCGACAATCAAGAGGTAGCAAGCCACCGGCCACAACCCACAAGGGCGAGCGACGGAGGGCGATGGCGAGCCAGCGACCGAGCAGAGCAACGAGAGGCGATGTTTGCTGGGCGAGCGCCCGAGCAGCGAGCCACCGACCACGAGGGCGAGGCAAGTCGTTGAGGACGAGCCATTGCCAATTgagcagcgagaggcgagaaAGTGAGGGCGAGGAGCAGCAAAAaaagagagaggcagcgagctaCTGGCGACAGAGCAGTAGCGAGAGGCAAGAGCGAGGACGAGGCACGGCGGAGCTAAAGAGGTAAGGCTAGGGCAACGAGCAAattaaagagagagaaggaaaagggTCGCAAGAAGGGGGTGGGCGGGCGGGCGAAAAAAGCATGGAATCCTGAGTTGTGAAATTTTTATGGCCCCTAATTGTGAAATTTGCATGGgtcattttcaatttattggcaataaattatgaaatttttatgaaaCTGAGCCAGCAGCTGCCTCATGGAAGgtcgccgggggggggggggggggggggggggaagaagcGAAATTTCTTTGAGTGCAGTTTGAACACCAAAGTTGAAATTAAGGCCGGAAGACCAGTCTATCTATACATGTTGGCTGgctaatatcaaaattaatttaattagaagagagagagagaatccaAGGCAAgcaaccaaatatatatatgttagtttGACTGATTCAATATAAAGGAGGAGCTTAAGCTTACTGACTGAGATAGTGATGGACGCGTTAGGGTAAACGTAAACGatcaatcaattaatcaatGCAACTGGCGCCACCATAGGAGGGATGATGTTGACTCTGCTGATGATCTGATTGTATATGGAGGGAAGGAGTCAGCTAAGGGAGGGACCTCCCCAGCAGCAGCCCCTCCCTGTCCCTGGCTTGCTTTCTATTGTCTAAAATGGCTGTGGCCATGCATTCCACGTGTTCCTTCCTCATTTTTgtattatacttttattattaattaattaatttattttcttaaaattatcaCCTCtcatcatatttttaatttcgataaaagaaataaatcacAAGTAAATCAAGAAATTAAACACATGATTTACTAGTGAGAATTACAACTTATCGTGACCCAATCGCTTAACCTTAATCATAATTTGTCCTCTATTCTATACAAATACAACATATAACTGAattagtatttaattttttaaaaacctaaAAATGATTAGGCATGGAGAATGATTTCAGCATTTGCTTACAATAATAACTTTCAAAATTACAATAACTAATTAACACACAACATCTTGTAAgtaataattgtatttaatttcaatCGTTTTCAGTTTAACTGTCAGGTAAAATTACATACATACAATAGGATAATGCAATATCACGTTTGTCGTTTGTGATGTGAAATAAAAGGTGATTCGATTGAAATTATAAAAGAGATCCTCCCCCAGTCCCCAGTAAGTACGTCGCATGAAATAGGCCGGCGAGTAGAGACTAGTACTGTAGTGGGTTGAGAAGTCTTCTCCGTGACTTcatcccctcccccccccccccggcgtcAGACCAGGGTTaacattttctttccatttcccAGCGTCTGTGGAACTTTTGCTTTAACCATCTACATAATTATTATTGtgtattattgttattattatatatccCCACCCCACCAGTCCACGCCATCATCCCAGACAGACTTCaagttatttgttttttataaaaCAATAAATCTGCTTAAAAAGCAACGACATATGCAGAGAAAGGGATCGATTCGTAGGTAGAAGTAGAACATCTCTGTTGTTGAACAGTGGTACTGCTGGTCGCGGTAAATCTTTTTGTTATGTGCGTGTGTGCGcgcctctctccctctctctcactctctgtagACTCCCAACAGacttaacaatttaaaaaaaaaaaaaaaaaaacaagagaagaagaagaagaagaagaaagttaaaaaagataattttggccctcctcctcctcccttCTGCAAACTTGAGAGAGCAAGCGACCCAATCTCATCCCCGTCTTTTTATGCTagccctttttcttctttggaCGGTCTACAACTGGCCAGGAAGATCCTTTCGGCATTCCATTTGAGTGCGTTGGTGAGGCAGGAGAAGCGACATGTCAGGTCTGTACAATCCCAATTTTTCTCCTGCTACTGCCAGAGCTCTTTCCCCACAGATTCGAACTACTCCGTCGGATGTTGTTGACAGGTACGATGTCCTTTCCACTCGTGCTATACTGCTATtatccctttctttcttttggatGTGTAGTGGATGCTTTTGGTTGTCCCTTCCTATATTTATCTGGAATCGAtcgacttggatttcattcatTCGTtcatttgtttcctttcttttcttttgctgCACATCCATGTCATAGCTTTCCTACCTActtgcttgtgtgtgtgtgtgtagcaATCAGTACTTATCGGAGCTGTTGGCAGAGCATCAGAAGATTTCACCTTTCATGCAGGTCCTCCCAGTATGTAGCGGGCTCTTGAATCAAGGTCCGTCCTTTTACTTGGTACCATATCTGAGTAATATGGATATAATCTTTTCtgcctttcctttttctctttcgCTCAATATGGGGGGTTTTAACTGCATTATTACTTGGCAAACTACTTCCTTTGCTTGCCTGCGCTAGGTAGGtacattcccccccccccagaATTTGTTTTAGCTTCATCCACCATGGTTAATTGCTTTATCCGGTAATTGGTTTTAGAACATCGACAATGTTTATGTAGAGTTGGAATACtaaaatagaaattttcaaaCTGGTCCAGAGCAAACGGATCCAGTAGATGCTTTTAAACTGGCTAGTTATTTTCTTGCTGCTATACGAAGCTCAATGGAATATGAGAATGCTTGGGACCACTTGCATTATTTCTGTTGCTTTGTGCCTCATTTTTGTTTCCTATTTCTatatattaagaaataaaactaaTCTATGTTTTGAAGGCACAATTGTCTTCATATTCTCTTtagttttactttattttttgtaaaccTGATATTTTCAGGACATGGAAGCAGTTTTAGATGGTATCCTTTTGATGGTCTATTTTCAAGAAGTTTTCTCCATTACATACTATGGAACAATCCCTGCCCTTTTCCAGGATTTTTTTTCGGAAAAAAGAGAACGTCCTTTCAAAATGATGCCCATAGGGTCCTAATTTTTCTACATTCTTCAAACTTATGTAATGGACTGCTCCTAAGAATTCTGTAGTTTGTTTTATCCGGCCATACTTAGTCAACCCCAAGTAATTGGGAAAGTTCTTAGTTTACAAACACGCGAACTTAGAGACGTATGTTTAACTTCTCATAAAGGTCTGGTAACCATTTTGGTATGGGACACCCAGAATGTTGTCAAAgatagaaggagaagagaagaattggggaagaaagagaagaaggagaagtgCAGAGGGAGAAGGAAGCCacagagagagggggagagagagattaaaaaaaatcaataattttattttcaatcaatcaaaacaTATGTTTGGATTACGCTAATGAGCCAAATATATAGGCTTAGTAACATGATTAAAGCTCTTTGAAAACTACTCTCTCTATCACCTGATCCACTAAAAGTcctaataaaacaaaaatgccTTCAGATAAACGTGAAATTagtatctttatttgttttggTTCCTATCACATTTGCTCCTAGGACGTTTGGTAGCATAATTACCTGAAATTATGAAATTGTGATATTCTTAGTTGAGTTGACTTTATGGGAACACACTTGACTTTTCATATGATATTTAGTAACCATTTACGATGGAATTGAGTGAACCTGTGACATATTCCATAGAGGGTTCGTATATAAAACCTGGTTGTTAAGGTTCCAAAATTTATTGTGATGGGCTTAAATGCTTTTGGCATTtgtgttttagaaaattttaccaTCCAAAACACTTGCCAGTATTTGACTTTTCATGTGAGGCTCGGTAAATATCTGCTTCATTTGGCTATTGAAGTTGTAATATATGTCATAGCAGGGATTCGTATATGAAAACGGTCAGTAATGTTCCATTATTTATATCATGTTGGATTTAAAATGCTTTGGCTTTTGAGTTTCAGTATGTTCTTTTATCCAAAGCACTTGTTAACTTAAAGGTGATGTAAAAACTGGTATAGCTTCGTAATAAAACTACAGTTCCATAGCTGGATGCGGCATTCACTAGTTTGGGTTCTTTCAGGTTTTCAATTAATAATGTTCTAGAACTTCTGTGTCTAATATACCCACGAGTGCTATGGTGGGTTTGAGTGGAAAATAGATGGATTTACTTAAAAGGATCTGCTCATTATCCTTATTATTCTCCCCATTCTGACCAGTAACCTTAAGGTTGAGAGGCTAAAAATCGTAAACTGATTCATCTTGCATTAGCTggtattgaaaattaaataatacttTTACATGTGGTGGACTGGACTGTGGATCATCCCTAGttacttgatttattgtgctatTTAGCTGAATTACCCCTTAGACATTTCTACTTCATCTCCAGCATTTCCTTATTAATTTGATGGTTGAATCAGTGAATTATTCAGCTGTGTGTATTCAGTTTTAAACACATATTTCAAgtgcttttatttttgttctgaCTGTTAGTGTCTCATGTTCGTCACTTCTTTCTCATCAGAGATTTTACGGGTTTCTGGAATAATGCCTAACCAAGGTTTTGGTGAACTTGAGCGACTACAGCATAGAAGCCCCAGTCCCATGGCTTCTTCAAATCTTATATCAAATGTTGCAGGGACTGGACCGAGTAGTTGGAATGCCCTTCCTCAGGAGGTAACTGGTCTTTTTAGTCCAGCATCTATTTGTGTCAGCATTTGTTCGTTTTTTAGATTACAATTTCCATAGCTCTTTGTCATTCATTTCATTGATATTTACCACTTTTGGTTGTGTAATGTTGGATGCATGCTTAAGTAGCTATTAGCCTATGACCAAAGGAGACACCCGTAtgaggtttttttttatgatccTACCTCAACATTATTACCCATAACTTCCTTTCTTTGTTGTATTGCTGAATATAGAATAGCTTCCAGTATACCGATCCTGGTTTATTCTTCTCATTCATCAGTATCGATTTTATAGCTTTGAGCCCCAATGTTTCTTTTGGGTATGTGCTTCCATATCCAAAAGTTTAGGCAACTCATGGACTAATTGCAAGCTTCAGGCTGTATCAGTTTATAGGTTATCAAGAGATGTGAAGGACAAATTTTCCTAATTTGAACTTTTATGATGTGTTCTATTAGATGGCTATGTTACTCAGCATGTTACAGTACTGTTGCTGACTCGAATACAGATATAATCAGATGAGGTGTTGCATAATTTCATTTTGCATTCCTTTCTCAAACTGAATTGCGTTTATCCAAGCTTTTGTTAGTTAATGTGATCATGTGAAGATTAGTACCCATTTTCTAACATGTTAATCATCTCCATCTATGACCATATTTTCTGTAAGGACATATATCCCATGTCATTCTTCAGAGTCTTGCTCTACCTCTTTTATTGCAAAATTCCCCATTCCATCTAATTTCCTCACAGACGTATCTATAGGTCTTCTTCTCAGATGCCTATATCATCTTAAACACATCTCACATCTTGTCTTTAATAGGCAGCACTTTAGCTTTATTATGAatattctcatttttcattcttttttcctgtatggctgcacatctatcttaacatcctcaaCTAATTATGATCATGTTTTCCACAAGTTGTTGCTAAACTATTCAACATTCCATGCCAAACAATATGCCCTAGATTTCTACACTATTCTCTGTCTTTATTTTTCACGTCCAATGGGAAAAACTTACAATTTATGAATTGATATGTGCATTCCAAAACATTCCACACTTTCTTAAAATGGTTCATCCAACAATCTGAAGTGATCCCgtagtttttcatatttattctcTTAAATGGTTTTATAAGAGGATAGAAATTTGGGCTCGAAAAATTACAGAATATTTTGCCAAAGGCTTCTGGGAATGTATTTTGACATAATTTATTTACGAGAAAATAGActaattgtattattttattgacAAACTAGTTGAGAAAGTATTGATATAGAACTATGATAGTAAACTATACAAGTCTTCCTTGTCATACCACATATGCCAGTCCTCTTCCACATTAGGAACGATCCACTTCCAATTAACGTTGGCTAAAATACTGTTACGTGCCATGGAACCACCTATTTCTCAAATCAAAGGATTCTCAAACTTTTATgttaaggtgtgtttgattgcattacttagaatttaattctaggtaatgattgcctagaaaacaaaaaccaccccacccccttggaaaatgaattccatggaaagaagcttcaaatgcttgtaccatacacatatttttcatagaaaattaagagtgtttgattgtttccatagaaaatatatataacaattacacattttctatggtaaatgtgtgcaatcaaacacactcttagaaaaaaatttagtcTTCATAAAAAAATGGATTAATGAAGTTGTTGAGAATAATATGATCCTTTTGTTCAGTGTGGAGAGGGAATTAGACAAGTGCTAATTGTCATATGTTACTGGACATCGGGAAGCATTGGCCGTCCATGCAAAGATTAGTTTTTAGGTAGAATCACACACAAAGGGAGAAAGGTTAAACTGCTGGTGGACAAACTATTATATCATAAGTTCTCAGCAGAAGCAGCTGTATAATACAGTACAGGACCAAAGCACACATTCAGCATTTCCTAGATGAAAAATTAGGCTCctagtttgaattttttatccTCCTGAGGTTTCCTTCAAAATTCAGCTAACCAAGGGTATCCAATTTGAAATGTTACATTTGATGCTCCACTGATGAAAATTAGGCAACTAATTGATGCTCCAGTTGCTTGATGTCAAAATTCCAATAACCATACCTCCATCAGAATCAGTAGCATGCTGCAAGCTCTTATAATTGCTACGGCTTTAGACTTGAGACAGTTGTCATTGAGGAATATAGCGATTAAGGACGGGAAGGAGAGAGGGAATTTCCTAGTATTTATTCCCTTTGGACCCAGGGTAATAGGAGTGGTAAGTGGAAACCAGCAATAAGTGCgaactgaaagaaaaataggaagaaagaaaaacaggaGGAGGATGCCAAATTGCATCAATGGGATTCTAGTTATTGTTAGGTACATTCATATTCTGTATTCTGTTATCCTCCATGTGGAGCATGACAAACGTGTCTCAACCTTACACAAAAGAGTTACTACACTGCTACATGCTGGGGAAGCAATGTCTCAACAAATTCTGGAATTTGTTTTCAGCCATtgctttttgttgcttttttccctccttttcctACTAACCTTGGTGCTTCTGTTTATTTGTCTTCTTGCAGATATATCTGGCTTGCAAGTTTATGGATTTAGGTATATTTTCTCTTTATCTAGTGTTGGCAAAAGAAAACTGAGAGCACAAACCACAAGTTCAACTGAAATTTTGGTGGATATTATCTGTACTAATGAGTGTCAATCAGCCTTCGATAGTCTAGGAGTTTGATAAAGGTTCTCTTGGTTCCTCTTTAGGTAACTTGTCTAAGAATAAATTATTGGACAAAGGAAACTGtgaatttgatcattttatcAATTCCTATAAATTTAATCTCTTTGTTTGATGTCAGTTGTGTGTTTGGGAGTCCTTCAAGCCCAATTCTGTTTTCACTGTTTCTGCACCTTCCAATCTGCCTGCTCGTTATGATATCACGGTTGGT
This window harbors:
- the LOC127790538 gene encoding uncharacterized protein LOC127790538, giving the protein MMIDAMGLLPTSITLVLLLVITRMFSSSWLPNTKAQSTTSATALDALLQDYAYRAFVRVRPLRTGIAYDGTVVLPSNLTGITISAMRLRSGSLRRRGVPAYKEFRIPVGVVVEPYVERLLLVYQNLGSNWSTAYYPLPGYTYVAPLLGLLAYDASNLSAKDLPELDMRASDQPISIKFSDVKLVPGGSSVVPKCVSFGWHGLPNFTNVVSGNMCSTFQQGHFSIVVESIAPTSPTPSGRGGNNKNNGNKRWIIAGSVLGGGLGLLVLMGFLLLRCYRRKKLREMEDAADAGETLRMTRVGNTKVPSAMLTRTQPTTEPEPEPEGEYVHE